Part of the Candidatus Methylomirabilota bacterium genome, GTAGCCCGGCTGCTCGACCTGCGCGATCAGCCCGAGGTGCTTGACCTGCGGATCCTCGAAGACCTCGTCGAACTCATAGATGGGGCCCGCCGCGATCTGCGCCTTCTCGAAGCGCGCCACCCATTCCGCCGTCGAGTCGGTGGCGAGCACCGCCTCCACCCGCGCCTTCATCTCCGCGTGATGGGCGAGGCGCTCCTGGTTCGTGGCGAAGCGCGGATCGCTCCGGAGCACGGGATCGCCCAGCACGCCGCAGAAGCGGTCCCATTGATCGGGGCTCAGCAGCACCACGTTGAGATAGCCGTCGCCGGTGCGATAGGCCTCGGCGGGCGTGAGGTTCGGGTTCCGGTTGCCCTCGCGCGTGGGCCGCTTGCCGGAGTCGAAGTAGTGCGCGACCGGATCGGGCAGCATCGCGATGGTCGCGGCGAGGAGGCTCACGTCGAGGTGCTGCCCGCGGCCGGTGCGCGCGCGGTGCACGAGGGCGGCCTGCACCATGCCGAAGGTGAGATACGACGCGGCGAGGTCGGAGATCGAGCCGCCGGCCCGCGTGGGCGGATCGCCGGGCTGACCGGTGAGGGCCATGATGCCGCTCATGCCCTGGGCGATGAGGTTGTAGCCCGGGCGGCGAGACAGCGGCCCGTCCTGGCCGAAGCCGGTGACCGATGCGTACACGATGCCGGGGTTCGCCGCGCTCACCGCCGCGTAGCCCAGACCCTGCCGCTCGGCCACGCCGGGCAGGAAATTCTCGATGAGCACGTCGGCCCGGCGCGCGAGCTCGATGGCGACGCGCCGCCCGTCCGGGTGTCCCAGGTCGACCGCGATCCCGCGCTTGTTGCGGTTCACGGACGCGAACGCCGCGCTCATGCCCCGGCCGCGGAGGGAGCGGAAGTCGTCGCCGCGGCCGGGCCGCTCCAGCTTGATCACGTCGGCGCCGAGATCGCCCATCAGCATGGCGGCGTACGGTCCGGCGATGACGCGCGAGCAGTCGAGGACCCGCAGGCCCTCGAGCATGGTGGGTCGGTCGGTCATGGCGGCCCCTTGTGGGTATCAGCGCGGCCGGGGCAAGTCAAGCCCGCGGGAACCCACGGGCCATGTCCCGTGTTGTTTGAGCGGTATTCGTCCAACCACCTCCCCACCACCACACAAGGAGGTCCCATGGCCAGCGCCGCACGCGCGTTCAATCCCCTGAGCCGCAGAGAAGTGCTCAAGTACGGCGCCTTCACGACGGTGGGGGGCGTGCTCACCCCCGGTATCTCGATGGCGCAGGCGATCGTCACCGACACCAAGGGCATTGTGGCGCGCGACATCTCGCTCAGCGTGGGAGGCACGGCGATCCCCGCCTACGAAGCCCGGCCCGATGGCGCGGGGCCGTACCCCGTGGTGACGGTGATCTCGGGCTTCACCGGAAACAACGAGCACCACAAGGACGTGGTGCGGCGCCTCGCCCATGCGGGCTACTACGCGATCTCACCGGAGCTCTACGCGCGCGAGGGCGGCATGCAGGGCAAGGACTTCGCCGAGATGGGCAAGATCTCGGGCGGCGTCACCCGTGCGCAATACCTCGGTGACATTCGCGCCGCCACGGATCACGCCAAGGCGCAGACGTGGGCGCGCGCGAATCGCCTCGGCGTTACCGGCTTTTGCGGCGGCGGCGCGCTCACCCTGCATTTCACCGCGGAGTATCCGGGCGTGACCGCGGCGGCGCCGTGGTACGGCCAGGTCAAGCGCGTGCTCAAGGACGCGCCCGGCGTCGACGCTTTCAGTCTCGTGGATCGCATCAAGGCGCCGGTGCTCGGGCTCTACGGCGCCGCCGATCCCGGTATCCCGGGGGAGGACGTGAAGCGGTTCGAGGCCGAGCTGAAGAAGCACAATCCGGCGGTGGAGTTCATCCTCTACCCGGACGCGCCGCACGCCTTTTTCTCGGACGACCGGCCCCAGACCTACCGGAAGGAGGCCGCCGAGGACGGCTGGCGCCGCCTCCTCGCCTTCTTCGAGAAGCACCTCAAGGCCTGATCGGGGCGTTAACTCACACTCATTGTTCTCTTAGACCCCGAGGCCTGCGAGGGCCTCGGGGCGCAGTTCTTTCGCCCTCGCACGGGACGTCCGTTGACATTCTTGGCGGTGTGTCAGCGCGAACTGTCAATTCCTCGAAGTGACAGCCCGCTGACGGTCTCTTTTGCCTCGTGATTTCGTGACGTTGTTCGCACCTACCGATGGCATGGATGTTGCGATTCCGACGGCGGCGGCGGACCGGTGACAGCCGGACCGCCGATCCGAATCGGGACGGAGACCGAGCGAGAGGGCATGGAATACGACGTGGACCGGGAAGTGGCCTTCGTGGGGCAGCGGGTCAAGCAGAAGATCTGCGCGGCCCTCACGATCACCGCGGTGATCCCCCTCCTGATCCTCACCTACGCGATCTACGCGCACGTCGTTCCCCTCCTCGATCCCGTCTCCGCCTCCAACGATCTGATCTGGTTCGAGGCCCTCGTGATCTTCACCGGGCTGCTCATGGCCGCGGGCGGCTTCGTGGTGTGGGATCTCGCCGCCGCGGTTGCCCGTACGGCCGAGATGGTGACGGAGGCGCGGCGGGCGGAGGGCATGGCGGCGTTCCGGCACGACGAGGTCGGCACGCTGATGAACTCGTTCTCGCGGATGCTCGCCACCATCGAGGACCAGGCGGCCGAGATCAATCAGTTCGCCCAGCGGCTCGAGGGCGCCTACAAGGAGCTCGAGTTCACCAACGCGCGCCTCAAGGAGTTCTCGTTCAAGGACGACGTGACCGGGCTCTACAACCGGCGCTTCTTCTCGATTCGCCTCGAGGAGGAGGTCTCCCGGTTCCGGCGGTTCAATCATCCGGTGTCGATGGTGCTGCTGGACCTCGACGGCTTCAAGTCGGTCAACGACGAGCTCGGGCACGGAGCGGGGGACGACACCCTGCGCATCATGGCCGACATCCTGATGCGCTACTCGCGCGGGATCAACGTGATCTCCCGCTGGGGCGGCGACGAGTTCGCGGTGCTTCTCGTGGAGACGACCAAGGCGGGCGCCCGGCTCTACGCCGACCGGATCCGCCAGGTGCTCGCCGAGTATCCGTTCGCCCACGGCCGCCGCATCACCGCGAGCTTCGGCATCGCCGCGCTGCCCGAGGACGTGGCCCCCACCGCCGACACCGTGCTGCAGGCCGCCGACGAGGCCCTCTATGCCGCCAAGCGCGCGGGCAAGAACCGCGTGTGCGTCTTCGAAGACATCACGGCGGTAGCGCGGGTCGAGCCGGAAGTGGAGCGCGTGTGAGCGAAGCCGCGCCGACCAACCCCGGCGTCTTGATCGTCGACGACGATCGCCATATTCGCGACATCCTCCGCGAGCTCTTCCTGTCCAGCGGCTACAGCGCCCAGGTGGCGGCGGACGGGCGCGAGGCCCTCGAGCTGTTCGACGCCGACCGGCCATCCCTCACCGTGACTGACGTCCACATGCCGGTGATGGATGGGGTCGAGCTCCTCAAGAAGGCGCGCGCCATCGATCCCGACGCGGCCTTCCTCGTGCTCACCGGCGTCGCCAACGTCCAGACCGCGGTGGAGAGCCTCAAGTTCGGCGCCTACGACTTCATCATGAAGCCCGTCCACATGGACGAGCTGCTCATCGCCGCCGAGCGCGCCCTCGAGCACCGCGGGCTCCTCATCGAGCGGCGCGAGCACCAGGTGGTCCTCGAGCGCCGCGTCGAGGAGGCCACGCGGGAGCTGGCCGCGACCCTGCACGAGCTGGAGAGCACCTACCGCACCACGCTGGAAGCGCTAGGCTCCGCCATCGACACGCGCGACCTCGGCACCCACGCCCACTCGCGGCGGGTGCGCGGGTACTCGCTGGCCATCGCCCGCGCCTACGGGATGCCGGAGGTGGAGCTCCGCGACCTCGAGCACGGGGTGCTCCTGCACGACATCGGCAAGATCGGGATCCCCGACGCTATTCTCCTCAAGCCCGGGCCGCTCACCCCGGCCGAGTGGAAGATCATGCGGACGCACCCGGAGATCGGGCGCCAGCTCGTCGAGCAGATCCCGTTCCTGCGCGGGGCGGTGCCGATCGTGTACCACCACCACGAGCGCTGGGACGGCACCGGCTACCCGCTCGGCCTCAAGGGCGAGCAGATCCCGCTGGGCGCCCGCATCTTCGCCATCGCCGACGCGTTCGACGCCATGACCTTCGACCGCCCCTACTCGCGGGCCATCTCACTGGAGTCGGCGCGGCGCGAGGTCGAGCGGTCGGCCGGCTCGCACTTCGATCCGCGCGTCGTGAAGGTGTTCCTCGAGCTGCCCGTCGACGTGTTCGAGACGATTCGCCGCCAGTCGGTCGAATAAGGCCTCGCGTCCGAACTCCCGCCTACGATAGTATGCGCGCATGCCGCGCTATCTCTTCATCGTGACGAGGGAGGAGCCCGAGCTCTGGGCGCATCTCAAGCGCGAGTTCGTCAACGAGGAAGGGGTCGTGGTGATGCTCGACCGGCGCCGGACGGATCGCCGCCGCTCCGGCGCCACGTGGGGAGGGACGGAGCGGCGGCGGCTCGACCGGCGCGTGCATCCGTCCATCCGGCACGAGCTGAACACGCTGAACTTCGCCCTCGTCCGCGCGGACTGACGCGCGGCACGCGCGGGCCCCGCCGGCCCGGGCGGTGAAGGAGTGAGCCGGTGCGGCCGATCGACTCCATCCTCGACACCGCGATCGCGCTGAACGCCACCGACGTGCACCTGCAGGCGGGCTTGCCGCCCGTCTATCGCGTGCAGCGGGGGCTCGTCCAGAAGGGCCGCAAGGTCCTCTCCCCGCGCGACGTCGAGGATCTCGTCACCTCGCTGATGACCGACCACCAGAAGCGTCTCTTCCGCGAGAAGCTCGACTACGACTTCTCGTGCAGCGTCCCGGGCCGCGCGCGCTTCCGCGTCAACGCCTTCCATCAGCGCGACACGGTGGCGGCGGCGCTGCGCCGCATCCCGTTCGAGATTCCCACCCTCGAGAGCCTGGGCCTCGGCGCGAGCGTCGTCGAGCTGGCCCGGCTCAAGCGCGGGCTCGTGCTCGTCACCGGCGCCGCCGGGCACGGAAAGTCCACGACCCTGGCGTCCCTCATCGACCGGATCAACGGGGAGCGGACGCTCCACATCGTGACGATCGAGGACCCCATCGAGTACCTCTTCCGCCACCGGCAGAGCGTGGTCGTGCAGCGGGAGCTTGGCACCGACGTGTCGAGCTTCGCGGCCGGATTGCGGGCGGCGCTCCGCGAAGACCCCGACGTCGTCTTCGTGGGTGAGATGCGCGACTTCGCCACCATCGAGGCGGCGCTGACCGCGGCCGAGACGGGCCACCTCGTCTTCTCGACCCTGCACACCAAGACGCCCGCGCAGGGCATCGACCGCATCGTGGACGTGTTCCCGCCCCATCAGCAGCAGCAGGTGCGGGTGCAGCTCGCCAACGTGCTCCATGCCATCGTGACCCAGCAGCTCCTCGTGCGGAAGGACG contains:
- a CDS encoding type IV pilus twitching motility protein PilT yields the protein MRPIDSILDTAIALNATDVHLQAGLPPVYRVQRGLVQKGRKVLSPRDVEDLVTSLMTDHQKRLFREKLDYDFSCSVPGRARFRVNAFHQRDTVAAALRRIPFEIPTLESLGLGASVVELARLKRGLVLVTGAAGHGKSTTLASLIDRINGERTLHIVTIEDPIEYLFRHRQSVVVQRELGTDVSSFAAGLRAALREDPDVVFVGEMRDFATIEAALTAAETGHLVFSTLHTKTPAQGIDRIVDVFPPHQQQQVRVQLANVLHAIVTQQLLVRKDGDGLVVAVEQLNATPAARNLIREGKTFQMQTLIQTGAAAGMSTMEQSLKALHDRGLISYEDAMDHAFDPRELARLMGRT
- a CDS encoding GGDEF domain-containing protein, which encodes MEYDVDREVAFVGQRVKQKICAALTITAVIPLLILTYAIYAHVVPLLDPVSASNDLIWFEALVIFTGLLMAAGGFVVWDLAAAVARTAEMVTEARRAEGMAAFRHDEVGTLMNSFSRMLATIEDQAAEINQFAQRLEGAYKELEFTNARLKEFSFKDDVTGLYNRRFFSIRLEEEVSRFRRFNHPVSMVLLDLDGFKSVNDELGHGAGDDTLRIMADILMRYSRGINVISRWGGDEFAVLLVETTKAGARLYADRIRQVLAEYPFAHGRRITASFGIAALPEDVAPTADTVLQAADEALYAAKRAGKNRVCVFEDITAVARVEPEVERV
- a CDS encoding HD domain-containing phosphohydrolase, with translation MSEAAPTNPGVLIVDDDRHIRDILRELFLSSGYSAQVAADGREALELFDADRPSLTVTDVHMPVMDGVELLKKARAIDPDAAFLVLTGVANVQTAVESLKFGAYDFIMKPVHMDELLIAAERALEHRGLLIERREHQVVLERRVEEATRELAATLHELESTYRTTLEALGSAIDTRDLGTHAHSRRVRGYSLAIARAYGMPEVELRDLEHGVLLHDIGKIGIPDAILLKPGPLTPAEWKIMRTHPEIGRQLVEQIPFLRGAVPIVYHHHERWDGTGYPLGLKGEQIPLGARIFAIADAFDAMTFDRPYSRAISLESARREVERSAGSHFDPRVVKVFLELPVDVFETIRRQSVE
- a CDS encoding dienelactone hydrolase family protein, translating into MASAARAFNPLSRREVLKYGAFTTVGGVLTPGISMAQAIVTDTKGIVARDISLSVGGTAIPAYEARPDGAGPYPVVTVISGFTGNNEHHKDVVRRLAHAGYYAISPELYAREGGMQGKDFAEMGKISGGVTRAQYLGDIRAATDHAKAQTWARANRLGVTGFCGGGALTLHFTAEYPGVTAAAPWYGQVKRVLKDAPGVDAFSLVDRIKAPVLGLYGAADPGIPGEDVKRFEAELKKHNPAVEFILYPDAPHAFFSDDRPQTYRKEAAEDGWRRLLAFFEKHLKA
- a CDS encoding CoA transferase; amino-acid sequence: MTDRPTMLEGLRVLDCSRVIAGPYAAMLMGDLGADVIKLERPGRGDDFRSLRGRGMSAAFASVNRNKRGIAVDLGHPDGRRVAIELARRADVLIENFLPGVAERQGLGYAAVSAANPGIVYASVTGFGQDGPLSRRPGYNLIAQGMSGIMALTGQPGDPPTRAGGSISDLAASYLTFGMVQAALVHRARTGRGQHLDVSLLAATIAMLPDPVAHYFDSGKRPTREGNRNPNLTPAEAYRTGDGYLNVVLLSPDQWDRFCGVLGDPVLRSDPRFATNQERLAHHAEMKARVEAVLATDSTAEWVARFEKAQIAAGPIYEFDEVFEDPQVKHLGLIAQVEQPGYGTLRMVDFPVRASATPARLTRPAPLLGQHTAEVLGELGLAAAEIERLAAAGAIALG